Within Vicia villosa cultivar HV-30 ecotype Madison, WI linkage group LG1, Vvil1.0, whole genome shotgun sequence, the genomic segment ataaaacttctcttatttgaatatttaaaatttttaaaaattcaacATACTAACATCTAAACCTACCCACTCAGGATAAATATTAAATTGAAGAAaatcatgaaaaataaaattcaacattAACCCTAAACCAATTTATAATGTAGCAATACAATatactttttctttattttcaattaaGGATTGTgcagtaaaaataattaaaaacaaaacaatcaaaagaagaagaattaagAGTTGGTTGAGAATGAGAAGCAGAGTTAAAAATTGATCCAAGAGTAATGATTCCAGAATAATGGTGGAGAGATGATGAAGGAAAATGTAACTTTTAAATGAAATAGGGTTGGAAACAATGAaacaacaaatattaattaaataaaatgtactCATAAAGTAATTTTATGAAAATGgtatacaaattattttatagCTGTAAttacttgattttttttatattgaaataaaagtgtttttattgaaatgatctagaaatattttaattcaaaatcttataatttttaatagaagctctttttttgtgtttatttcaataaaatatattttataataacaagtaaataaaataaaatagttaattgTATTTTCTTAGTTTatacttaaaaatattattagatGGTTTATTGaaatttattctaattttattaatgtaataaaaaatattagtataattTTATTAGTGCAGTtgtattctaattttttttataccaTCGATTTAGTTCGGTTTGGGGGCGAGTTCTGGTATCAACCGCAGTTGCGGGGATCGATTTTTTTCCCTATCAAGtccagcgtcaatcaccactggaccaactaacgattgattAGTTgcattctatttttatttcttttcaaatcCATATACAGTATAAGTGAGTTAAAGCAAAACACGGTGatagaaaatttatattttagtATGAAAATACACTAtttaaaattgttattttaaattGACTATcaaaatttgttatttatttaatagattttttttttacaaaattatgatTAAAATACATTATTCTTACACTAAAATTTTACTTAAGTTCAACTTATAACCGGATTTGGAGTCTTATCAATTAGACGGATTCATAATCAATTAATTAGGAGATATGTTTGCTTCATAATCGATTAGAGGTGGTTTTGCTTCATAATGGATTAGGGGTGGTTTTAAGCAAATAGAGAGGGTGAACTTTTGCTTTTTAAATGATTAGATAAATTTTCTAGTCGAATTAGCATAAGGCTAGAAATGACTTTTATGTATATTTTGAAAAACATGAAGTTTGTAAAAATATTATAACAAGTGTGTGGACTATTTAATACTCACCAGTATTTTAAAAACCGAATCAGACCGGTCAGTCGGACTAGTCGAACCGAGAACCGGCCAGGTAATCGGTCTGGTTTAATAGCTGAATCGgaaatgtcattgaaccggtgtgaaccggtcaaaatcgGTATAAACCGTTAAAACTGGGAAAATCGACAATTTTTgtgaaccggtggtttaaatgcattttttaatttttttaattttaaaaaattaaaacaatgtcattttgactattttaattaaaaattaaaataaaaaataaaaaaataaaaaaatggttgtagATGCGGTTAATTTTTTTACCGATGATTTTGATATTaaagaaggagatcccaacattgaaacaatttttcttttattaaaattaaatttagtagacaatagaattaatttgttattaattattcaattaaattatgttgcgattaaacttttgtttatattttataattatgtactatttgattgtgtgatacctatgtgtaaaatttgaatttaaattatgaatttgtgaattttttttataatacgatgttttcaaaaaatttaagtactagttatattttgtagggactgaatcatccggttcgacagattttatacctatataattttgttataacgaccggtctattcaaccgaattatccggtttaaccctgtttagtcatgcggttcgaccagtgaccctatggttcgaccaataaatcaGTGATCCAGTACCCgcaccggtttgatgtccggtccggtttttataCACAGTAAAGTATAAGATCGTGAGAGATTTCAAAGACTCAACTTTTTAAGGGTGATCCTTAGGATGTCAAATAACTTTAGCTCAAGGTACATTATGACCATTATATTTGTTGAATAATTAAGCGTTTTTAAAAATAAGATTCCTAAAATGGGAGGACTCCCAAATAAGATGATTGGAACTATTGAACAAAGAAATGAAAACCTTGCTCAACAATTTATTCAAGCTAAATATATTTAAGCAATAGAGCTAGAGATTCTCTAATTATTGTTATGAATGAAGTGATTAACCGTAGACATTAGATGATCATGTCTCCCCCAGGTAGGTAATTCTGCAGCATATATGGAACAAATATTTTCGTAAAAtaagattcttcaaatatttttgAAACAAGTGATACCATTACCAAAAtaacaattttaatttatatgaGACTACAATCAACCTAAAATAAACATAAATTGTCAAAACTCTAGTTAACCTATAAACAATAGCGATACCTtgttattttcaaatttaaagtTAATATTCTTTGGCTGGCAATCTtcgatatttttatttttgtgggGAAGACATTTTCCGTAGTCTTGTTATTTTTGCTCGGGTCAGCCGTCTCCACTAACGCAACCCAATTATTTTTACTCGCGTCAGCCGATTCCAGTAACACAACCCTTTCAAGGATAGTTTATCAACCTTAAAGTGCTCAGAAGGTTAAAATCGACAAATTCCATCTGATCGGGCCCCCGTTCCAAATAATCCTTGATATCAACATCGTTGGGATCTCAATTGTAGACTTTTTGATAGGCCTTGACATAGTCTCTAGCACGCTCCCTCCTTAAACTAGCAGCTTGCATTTCCGGAGTCAACAAAGTAGAAGAAGTTGAAGTTCCTGTAGTGTGAGTAGAAGGGGACATGAAACCGAACACATGACCACCTTCAACTTTGGCTTCAAAGAAAAGAGTGTCGAAAGAAGATTCCCTAGAAGAAGTTCCCTCCACCGAAGAATCCCTCCCTCATGGGTCAAGTAATCATTGACAAGGGGGAAGAGTTCGAACAAAATGATGCTCCCGCCCTAAATACAGAGAGATTCATGGCTCTCATAATGGAATACTCATATTAATTAGGATAAAGGAAATGCTCAAGATAGTAAAAGCTTGAATATCAACTCTCATTTTTCAGCTTGGAGTAAAATATACCTCTTTGAAAAAAATGCTCAAATTTGAAAAGTTAAATTTATGAAACTTTAACTTTTGTCTGAATATTTgagaaaaaaatccaaataaccatgtttaataaataatttacaccaaaaaccatgttttcggcaaaattacgcatatgaccaggtttcagaggtggtctccacataggagccacctctgGTGGCGCCAATGCCTATTTTCCTATAACTAATGCGCCACCCAAGGTGGCTTCAATGTGCATTTTCTTCTTTcaagccacctagggtggcgcctatgtgtgttttcttttcttttttttaattttttttgttttttttaattgtttctatactaatttttttttttaattttgttatttatttataaaattgtttttattttaaattttttaattatattttgttttttgatttttttaaaattgttttaacataattaaaaaacaattaaataaataatgaaacaccACGTGTCATACAttccaaacattacaaatacaagaaatgcagaaacaacattacaaatacggtcaTACAgtccaaacattacaaatacgaagaagaaaaaagaaaatttttaaaaCATGGATATTATGCTATTCACGACCCCTCCGACCATGACCCCTCCGACCCGGACCATGACCCCTCTGACCGCCAGTTCTGCAATCTGGAACAGTTCGAATCCGGTTGGAAGGATCTCGACGACCCACTTCTCCACGACCCCCCATAttccttggttgttcttgttgtgtctgggtaggtggtcctcggattagcccctccatgcgctcgttggacatgtattcttgtatgctgctgtcaaatagtcgggtccccatgccctcaaagattGGTCTTGGCGGTGGAGTTGCGTCATATGGTCGGTAAAACCCAGCGCTTGATTGGCCTTGGAAAAATGGCATTGTTTGTTGGGGTGTGGTGTacccatattgttggtgttgtgaaAATTGGGGTGTGGAGTATCCATGTTGTTGGTACTGTGACGATTGAGTGGTCATTTGCTCGTTTGGGTCGTATTCGTCATCTAGACCCATGTCAGGGCTGGGTTGCCTATTGTAGTTGGAGGGGCCGGTGTCgccgtgttgttgggtgaagccccatgattgttgctggatgggttgcctagtggaggtggaggggccggcgtcgtagtgttgttgggtgaagccccatgattgttgttggacggGTAGCCTAGTGGAGGGGTCGACGTCTTggagttgttgggtgaagccccatgattgttgttggatgggttgactttggtagggcgttgttggtgttgtttgataTTCTTCATGGTAAGGTTGTTCGGATGTTTGGCGTTGTCGGCGTTGCtggcgttgttggcgttgttggggtggttgttggggtggttgttggttGTATTGATGTTGGCGGGGGTCGTGTAGGTAGTAGGGGTCGGACACATACATATCGGGGGTTGTGACTGTTCTAAACCAAGCAACGTAGTCCGCGGTTGGAAACATGGGGAGTTGGGCAACAGGGAATTGTAGCAGACGGCTGCGACGCTGCTTCCACATCTCACAAAATTCAGGTGCGAATGTACGATAATATGTGTGGTCCCATTGTTGATTGACTCTTTTAATATGCCAGCGACCCAAATCAGTGGGGGATCCGGGATTGGTTGATGCATGCCAAACTGTAGTCTCACACGGTCAGATTGGTGCATCTCCACGATGTTGAACCTTATTATAGGTGTCACTGCAGTCCAAACTTCCCGGTCACTCTCGTTTGGCTCATGGTCTAGCATcaagtatggtctccaattaaactgcgtaggagaaaaaataacatattattaaaaaatatgatgGATTGTAATACATCTATATGATCATATAAAAGTTTAGAGGTAATACATCTTCAGCTCGGAGGTGATCAATTAGGTCCCGATACAAAATAACACTCCCCCTCGGATTCCTACTATAATCCAATTTAGGACCACAGAAcctaaaaaaaaaagagcaaacatgttatttcagatttttatgtAAAAGAGAGTTAGCGTTCAAGGGATAGCGTTGAAAAAGACGTACCTTGTTGCATAAGGGAACGTGATACTTGTAGGAGGAACGCACATCCATAGAAGGTGTACTTCTCGGCAACCGCGTTCTTACAAAGCGATTGGTATAACATCGCCAAAACGgcagacccccaactatatttcctaatcttgctaatactatcaaatttacttaaataaaaaaagttgacaGTGTTACCTGTCGACTCCGGGAATAAAAGGTTACCAAACATCAGCATTATATAGACCTTAGTCATTAACCAAACATACTCCTCGGTAGAGTTGTCGCTCAAGACGAGGTCATCATAATAAGCTCTAAGGGAGGCCAGACTGATACCCTGGCCTCTTGAACCTTGAGTAGGCACAACTAGATCTCTTCCTAACACTCTCTCACACAGTGAATTAGCGTGTTGAACAGATCCATTAACAGCTTTGCCATCAATGGGCAGACCAAGCAACATATAAACATCCTCTAGAGTAACCGTACACTCACCTATTGGAAGATGAAACGTGTGGGTTTCAGGCCTCCAGCGCTCTTGTAAGGCAAGGATGAATTTTCTGTCTATGGTGTTGTTGTGCATTTTTATGATATGTCCGAAGCCACATGCTTGTAGATTCGGAATAATCCTCTCATCGGGTTCAACATAAGCGTGAGAACGTGTACGGAATCGGACAAGAACCTAAGAACCACAAATAAATCGATTAAACTGGATATCATATATGTATAGatgtttagaaataaataagtatGAACTTACATATGTCGCCAAGTTTGCTCTAGTTCCTCTGTGGGTTTCACCCATGgtaagaagttgttgagccatttTCAAGAACTCTGAAACTTTTCTGCGGATTTGAAAATGCAAAGtgttttttgaagaagaagaagatatgttGGTGAAAAGAAAGTATTCTATGAGAGTATTTATAGAGGGGGTGGTGGTTGCTGATGTTTAGTGCATGATAGCCAAGTGGTGAGCATGCATGTGATACAGATATCAAAGtgataaagatgggttcacatgcATTTTGTGTTGAATTGACCATGCATTATGTGTTTTTGGCAGAATAGACTAGGCCTGCATCTCGTGTTCTGTGCTGAATTGACCATGCATTATTTGTTTTTGGCAGAATAGACTAGGCCTGCATCCCGTGTTCTGTGCTGAATTGTCTAAGCATGCATGCATACAGTATTTTGATGCAGGTAGAAAACATGCTGGCAGATTAGTCTAGGGTTTTGGCAGTGGGGACCACTTAACAAAATTAGggcaaaaaaaaaccaaaacacactaatgcgccaccccaggtggcgccttTCTGTTAAAAATTCTACTAATGCGCCACCCCAGGGCGCCAACATGCaactgtttcttttttttttttcaaaatttagggttagggttttctatgttatttttttttatttttagggtttagggttttctaGTTGCTGTTTCACCGAAAATAATTAGTATACAGTCTTCGTATGTGATTGTACAGTGTGCACTGCTCAGCATGGTTGTGTCTAGTCAAGTCGGCAAAGCTGCAGTTCACCAGTGTCAAGCACACCTCAAATCAACTCAGTACGTTTGTGACGATACAGGCATTCATTTTCCATCAACTTTattcgcatgtgattgtacagtaTGCACTGCTCAGTATGGTtgtgtctggtcaagtcgacTGTGCAGCAATTCACCAGTGTCATGCATATCTCAACTCAACATAGTAAGTTTGTGACGATAAAAGCATACCTTAAATGTGGAAAATAACACAACTCATTACACATCTCATTTCACATCTAAAATAACACTCTTTACCCACTCAACAATGGCCCCTCCATAATACATTATCAACGCTCATGTTTTTGGCGAGACATATGACAACGAAGAAGTTGGTTTTCTGTTTAGAAACACCGAGGTTAAACGATTTTGTTTAAGCAGAAAAGCAAATTCCAGTTACTTCAAAGGGAGATTAGAGACGAAGCTTGCAATGGGTGGTGTATCCCAGATTTTTTACCAATATCGATTTCTTCGTGGGGACAACCCGGTCAAGTTTATTCAAGTTGAGatcaaagatgatgaagacatGCAGAATATGTTCGCCAATCATGAGTATTATGGTTACGACTGCATAGAACTGTATGTTACTCTACCAGAAGTTCAACCCACACAAATGGTTGAGTCACAAGTCATTGATGCACTTGAAGACGAGCAAGCAGAGGTCGACGttgtagatgaagaagaagaagcaccggaAATAGAAGTTGATAACTTGGTCAACGAGGAAAGTGAAGATGAACCGGAAGTTGTTGTACCACGAGATCAAGTGCATATGCCTCCAGCGCACATGAGGAACTTGAATTTTGATGGGGATGACGAACCATCGACTGATATTTTCTATGATCCATACACTCAAACAGATCAACGGTTAAAAGTAGGAGACATATTtcgttctaaggaggcatgtatcATGGCCATAAAAAGATTTCATATGGCAAACAATGTTGATTTTAGAGTTGATCGCGCCAATGTCGAGAGGTACAAAATTTATTGTAGAAACACTGattgtggattcaggttgcatgcaacatacaggaagagaagtgattCATGGGTTATAGGATATATTTCCCAAGATCACACATGTGTTAACACAAATGTTTCACAAGATCACTGTAAGCTAAGTTATGACATTATTTGTCAAGAAATCTTGCCTCTAGTTGAAAAAGATCCATCGTTAAAGGTGAAAACGATAATCTCTCATATCGTTGCAACATACAATTACACTCCGTCTTATAGAAAGGCGTGGCTGGCGAAGACCAAAGCGATCGAAATTGTGTATGGAAATTGGGAGGATTCGTACAAACGACTCCCACATTTCTTATATGCGCTTCAAATTTATGCTCCTGGAACCGTTACTATTTTATAGACCCTTCCGGCGCAATCTCCAGACGGAACGTCCCTTCAAGGAAATGTGATATTCCACAGGCTTTTCTGGGCTTTCCGCCCATGTGTGCAAGGATTTTCATATtgcaaaccaattcttcaaatagatggaacttggttgtacagaaaatataaaggcaccatgttgatggctgtggctcaagacggaaatagtaacatctttcctgttgcgttcgctcttgtggaaggagaaactgctggaggttggggtttctttctcaGAAATCTTCGGACACACGTTGCCCCCCAACCTGGACTTTGCTTGATTTCAGACAGACATGCTGCCATCTAGAGTGCgtacaacaatccagcaaacgggtggcaaaacccaacatcaacgcatgtttactgtattcgacacattgcacaaaatttcatgcgggagataAAGGGCAGGGCTCTTCGGAAGACTCTTGTCAATGCCGGATATGCGTTGACTCAACCGACGTTCCAATATTATCGACATGAAATTGTAgcggcaaatccagatgcaggcagaTGGGTAGACAATCTTGCTAGAGAAAAATGGACCAGATCATACGACAACGGGAAGCGATGGGGGCACATGACTACGAATCTTGTGGAGTCTATGAACGGGGTGTTTAAGGGCATCAGACACCTTCCGATTACTGCCTTGGTGGAagcaacatactataggatggCTTCTCTTTTCGCAAGAAGAGGTGAGCGTTGGAATGCAGTTATAGAATCCGGACAAGTATTCAGCGAAACATGCGTCAAATTCATGAAAGCATTACCATGTGCTATTTGATGAAAATAGATAAAATGCATATCAACTACAAAGTTTTAGTAGTTTTAGTAAAATTTTCTAGCTGATCTGCACTGAATCTATTTTCATCAAATAACACATGATAATGTGTTGGTCGACTATGCTCCGGGAGAGTTCAGTTATCTTGGATAACATAAAAGAAGTTATGTTTTACTGTTGAGCTAGACTTTTTTAGAGgccttattttgtttgaatatgaaTTAGAACTACTAGTCTCAGCGATCTCAGTTTGAGACACTTTTGATGTCTGTGTTTTATTAGGttgatgtaattttatttttattatatttgacaCTATTTGTAAGATTTATAAGATGTTttattttcgtgttctatatatACCATTACATTTATACTACGATGATATACTATGCAAATATCATGATTCTTAACTGTTTCAAGCAAATGAATACACCATTAGAAGCGGAAAAATCATGATTCTTTTTGGCTAGTACATGTTTCGAGTAGATGACGAACATCAAATGacaaataacaaacaaacatagttaacaaacatcAGATGTCAAACAACAAACAAGCATAAACAGTACTCCAAACACATGAAAACCTAGGCACTACCGGAAGACTCTGGACGAATCAGACACTTCATTATATCGTCAATTGATCTTTGGATCTGCGCATCCACGGTCGTACCTTCAGTTATCCTACGgcgaaatgatttccacatggccttcacatctttatcattcttcaactcgattaAGTTGTATGTCACCCTTCCATTTGTATCAATCCTGTCCTCCTGAAACTCGATCTTTGTCACCCTTCTGTTATCAGAATCAGGCAGCAAATTGTTCAACATTTCATTCAAGGTAAGGATTCAGGCCCATCTGGAATCTTGGTTTGAACAGTAGGGTTGCGGCCATTGAGGTACACTTCTACATTGATAAAATATTGAGGAAGAggaattttgttgaaatgatgtgtTATCACATAACCCTGACAGccctatttatacaaatggtGGTGCATTCTAGACCACACAAATGTGTCGGTGCAATCAGGACCCTCCAAAAGTGTCGGCAACATCTCAACTgttcaaaaacaaaaaatttaaacataccggaaatttagtttattaaaattttttGGTATACCGGAATTTATAAATTTCTAttataccaaaaatttcaaaatttcggtacaccggaaatttcaaataaacTACATTTCTGGTATGTTGTACCGGAAATATAAAATTCACTGAATTTCCGGTATTTTGATACCGGAAATTTTAAGGTGCATACCGGAATTTTTTCCCATAAATTCTTTGTTTTTCGCATTTTTTGACAAGgggtaaaattggaataaaaatatttgggcGGTGGCAAGTACAAAATTTATAGGAAGTTAATTTCTCAAAAAATGGAAATCTTGCTCAATGATTTATTCAAATTGGGATATATTTAAACAATAGAGCTAgagattttttaattttaattgttattatgAATGAAGCGATTAACCCTAGCCACCAAATGATCTTCAAATTGGGATATATTTAAACTATAGAGCaagagattttttatttttaatagttatTATGAATGAAGCGATTAACCCTAGCCACCAAACGATCTTCAAATTGGGATATATTTAAACTATAGAGCTAGagactttttaattttaattgttattatgAATGAAGCGATTAACCCTAGCCACCAAATGATCTTCAAATTGGGATATATTTAAACTATAGAGCTAgagattttttaattttaattgttattatgAATGAAGCGATTAACCCTAGCCACCAAATGATCTTCAAATTGTGATATATTTAAACTATAGAGCTAgagattttttaattttaattgttattatgAATGAAGTGATTAACCCTAGCCACCAAATGATCTTCAAATTGGGATATATTTAAACTATAGAGCtagagtttttttaattttaattgttattatgAGAGAGTGTTGGGATAGCACCTATAGTATAAAAAATGTTGGAAGAAAGACATACGTGGTTTGGGTGGGCATGTAGAGAGAAGATCCGTAGATTATGtggtaaggagagtagatcaCATGGAGATGAGTTAAACAATTATAAGTAGAGGAAGACCTACAAAAAatgtaagagaagttattaaaaaAGATCTCGAGTTTAACTATTTAGATAGAAACATGGTcctggatagaacattatggtaAAAGTTGACCCATATAAGTTATGGTTGATTAAAACTCAAATTGTAGAGTTTTCATCCAAGTTATGAAAGAACTCAAAACAAGGCTTGCCTATATGCAACAATAGCCAATAATTTTGAAGCAAATTTAATAAGCTATAGTTTAATGTTATTATGATTCAGTCTCTTTTGTTCATTACCTTCTTCCATAATGTTGATAATTGTTTAGAAAACTTTTATGCTTAGTTTCCCATCAAAGATAATTATAAATGTGCCAAAGAGATTTGTAAATGGTATTTAACTAATTTATAATTGGTGTGATTTTCTCCTTGTTGATTATAGGCCAATTTTGGAGTCTTTTTTATGTGATTTTCTATTTGAAATGGTATTCATGTATGGCTTTTAGTGATGGAAATATTTATGGGAGGGCAAACTCAGCGTGTGACACTCTATCAAAATTGTTAGGTGAAAAGAACTTCCTATTTGGGGACAGGTGAATCTTCCGGACAAGAATTTCGCTTTAGCGGCAATACTTTGgtgtcattttcattttttagagCAAATATTGACTTTGACATCCTGGTGATATATTCACATTCTTATATTTGGTTTATGCAGGCCATCAAGCATGGATGCTATTTTTCTTGCACACGAACTCGTTGCTCTTCAAGCTTTACCGGTAAGTGTTGCTATCAAATATTGATCTACCAGTAACTCGGTAAGTGTTGCTGTCAAATATTAATCTTACCCAAGATGCTTCATTTATGTACCATTAGGAATCTTCTACACTGCGGATCAAATTTTTGGGACATGATAATTTAGTTAGATATGTCCGAAAatgtgatcgcgactttgcgtgtctattagtcaggataactgcaagtgcacagtcgtgtcgtgtagttttaaaagatatcgaatctacagggactataaatcgacctaccgttatctaaagttactatgtaaagctaaggctaatgatatttgggttttttataaatggggaactaaaatcctaaatctaaataaaatataaatgcacggatatcggtatgtagttcatctaacttaggtgatccgaagttccattggccagattctaattaaatcaaagatctttactaaatatgttatttaaaagtcctcctctcaaactctcgctctattgattcagactacgatcctaactcttaatgtacgctttcgccatcccaccagatttagaaacgctttttgaaaacaacctagttaataaaatgcttgttttatgaagtcgttatctacttaaatctcctaatctcaaactctcgctctgttgactcggaacatgctaatatccctaacgtacgctttcgccatcccgcgcgggtttaaaaacactttttgaaaataaataagttctaattactTTTAATACGCTtttgccatccttaaaactaatgtcctatgtctactatctagttaaagatctcaaactttcgctctattgattttaacctttgaccgtcttaagccctcaaactttcgctctattggttttaagacttactaattaaattagacatacaaaccaaaaacaagtgatatttaataaaacataattaagccaatttattttggatcccacggttaacttactttacataccgatatctaaataaattagccagacatattaatatggttaaacatgcataaataaattcggttcataatattaggcatattaaatggcatacaatatatcatgcaaataaatataaataaaggcggtaaataataaacctgaataaaattaatctggaataaatctttagatcttcaagtactcgaacctccaccacaaatcggttggattgttcttcgataaattcttcgatcaaataattataaaaacaaggaaataaaatactatgatctaacgtaaggttagatccagtaaaaggttcacaacaatttccggtggagaaattgttgtgagaaaagataaacaaaatagaaaacaattgctggaaataaaatgctggaataaaaatgcagaagaaaaactgtggctgggacaaagcatggtccaaccctttTTCACGTGAACATCTTGTCCTTTATATAGTGCTGCTTTGTAACTTCCGTTCTAGCTGATCCCTTTTTTTTCTCCACAATTATAGGTACACTACTTGACTGCACAGAGGAGACTGAAAACGTGTGTTGCGTAGTCGAGAAAAAtgaggagacgggcgtctccatggcTCCCTAAAATGCAGGAGACGGGCGTCCCCAAAAGGAGACGTGGCCCCCTAGTTTgtaggagacggacgtctccattTATCCATCATCAACAATGTGACTAAACGTCACACAGGTAACAAATGTGACCACGTCacattttgtttatatatatatatatatata encodes:
- the LOC131649148 gene encoding uncharacterized protein LOC131649148; amino-acid sequence: MGGVSQIFYQYRFLRGDNPVKFIQVEIKDDEDMQNMFANHEYYGYDCIELYVTLPEVQPTQMVESQVIDALEDEQAEVDVVDEEEEAPEIEVDNLVNEESEDEPEVVVPRDQVHMPPAHMRNLNFDGDDEPSTDIFYDPYTQTDQRLKVGDIFRSKEACIMAIKRFHMANNVDFRVDRANVERYKIYCRNTDCGFRLHATYRKRSDSWVIGYISQDHTCVNTNVSQDHCKLSYDIICQEILPLVEKDPSLKVKTIISHIVATYNYTPSYRKAWLAKTKAIEIVYGNWEDSYKRLPHFLYALQIYAPGTVTIL